One Streptomonospora salina genomic window, TCGACAGCGTGCCCGAGGGCCCCGGAATGAACGACAACGCCAGCGGGACCGCGACCGTCCTGGAGACGGCTCAGCAGCTGGCCAAGCTGGGCGGACCGAACAACCGGGTGCGTTTCGCCTTCTGGGGCACCGAGGAGCAGGGGCTGATCGGCTCCACGAAATACGTCGAAGGGCTGAAGGAGAAGGAGCGCGAGCGCATCGCGCTCTACCTCAACTTCGACATGCTCGGTTCGCCCAACTACGGCCGCTTCGTCTACGACGGCCGCGGTGAGCTGGACGGATCGCTGCCGCCGCCCTCGGGGTCGGGCGCCATCCAGAAGACGTTCGAGGACTACTTCGAGCAGGAGGGGCTGGCCGCCGAGCCGACCGAGTTCAGCGGCCGCTCCGACTACAGCGCCTTCATGGAGGCCGGCATCGCCTCCGGCGGCCTGTTCAGCGGCGGCGACGGCACCAAGACCGAGGACCAGGCCGACGACTACGGCGGCACCGCCGGCGAGGACTTCGACCCGAACTACCACACCCCCGCCGACGACATCGACAACGTCAACTGGCGGGCGATCGACGAACTGTCCGGCGGCGTGGCCCACGCCGTGGAGACCTACTCCGAAAGCACCCTCCCGGTGAACGGCGTGGCTCCCCGGACCTTCCGGGACCGGGAGTTCCGGCCCGACCAGGTCGGAGACCTCTGGCTGCGGTAACCGACCGCCGCACGCATCGGGACGCGCCCGCGGGCGGGGAGCCGGATCCCCGCCCGCGGGCGCTCCTGCGGCCGATCGGCGCCCCGGTGAAGCCCCCGGACCCCACCGGGATCGGCCGCCCCGGAAGGGCCCCTCACCAGGGTGCGGGACCCGCGCGCCCCGGGGCCGCCGGGCGCCGCCGCCTAGAGTGGGCCCATGACCAAACCGGACTCGGACACCCCAGTCGTGCTGTCGAAGATCTACACGCGCGTCGGCGACGACGGAACCACCGCCCTGGGCGACATGAGCCGCACCGCCAAGACCGATACGCGCCTGATCGCCTACGCCGACGTCGAAGAGGCCAACGCCGCCATCGGGACCGCGCTCGCGATGGGCGGCGACGCCGTCTCCGACGACGTGCGCGCCGTACTCACCCGGATCCAGAACGAGCTGTTCGACCTGGGCGCCGACCTGTCCTGCCCGGTCGCACCGGCCGACGAGGAGGAGCAGGCCGAGTACCCGCCGCTGCGTGTCGAAAAGGCCTACGTCGACCGCCTTGAGCAGGAATGCGACCGCTACAACGCCGACCTGCCGACGCTGCGGAGCTTCCTGCTGCCGGGCGGATCACCCGCCGTCGCACTGATGCACCAGGCGCGCGTGGTCGCGCGCCGCGCGGAACGCGGCGCCTGGGCGGCGCTGGAGGAGTACGGCGACGGCGTGAACCCGCTGACGGCGCGCTACCTCAACCGGCTCTCCGATCTGCTGTTCATCCTGTGCCGAGTGCTGGGCCAGGACGGCTCGGAGGTGCTGTGGAAGCCGGGAGGCCACCGCTGAGGACGCCGGGCGGGCCCTAGTGCGGTGCGGCGGGGGACCGGTCCCCCGCCGCACCGCACGTCTCGAAAGGCCGGGCACGGTGCCCGGAGGCCCGGAGGCCCGGCGCCGTCAGGCCCCGCCGAGCTCGCGCTCGACCGCCTCGACCTTTCCGGTGAGGCCGTCGTCGACGCCTTCGCGGATGTCGGCTTTGAGAGTGAGGCTGACCCGTGACGCCCCCTCCCCCGCGGCGTCGACGGCGCGCTTGACGACGTCCATCACGTCGTCCCACTCGCCTTCGACGCTGGTGAACATCGCGTCTGTGCTGTTGGGCAGCCCGCTTTCGCGCACCACGCGTACCGCGCGGGCCACCGCCGGGGCGACGGAGTCGTCGCCGGATCCCATCGGACTCACGGAGAATGCAACGATCATGCCGCCACCCTAGGCGGGCGGCCGCGGATTCGTCCCGCGCCGTGCCCGGCACCGGCTCTGAGCGGATTCACGACTGCCAGTGCGTCCCCGGCGGCATCGACTCCAGCCACGAGAGGAACCCGGTCAGCGCGCCGTCGCTCATCGCCAGCTCGTAGACCGGCTCGGTGGGGTCGGAACCGTCGGCGCCGACCCACCCGACCTCGATGACCACCAGGTCCAGCGTCAATTCACGCAGATCTCCGGGCGTGGGCCGGCGCCGTCCCAGAACGACGAGGCCGCGGCGCGACAGCTCGGCTGCCGGCCGCGGCCACAGTGAGAAGACTCGGTACCAGCGCAGTTCCTCGCTCCCGTAGCGGGCGAGCCCCATACGCCAGGGAACATGCCGGGTTCCGCCCCCGGACCGCAGGTAGCACTCGACGGCGCCCCCGCTGCGCTCCAGGAAGTAGCGGCGGCCCGTGACGGCGAGCAGCGCTGCAACGGTCACGATGAGGAGCGCGATGAACAGCCATTCCGCCGCTCTGAACCACGGCTGGCCGAATATCAGCTCCTCCACCGGCGCACTCTCCCCGCTCAGCGCCTTCCGGCGCCGTTCATGCGCTCGCTCCGGCGGCCTGCAGGCGGCTGCGCGCCCGCGCCGCCCGGGCTTGGGCGTCCTCGTCCTCCACCAGGCTGCCTTCGGGCTCGGCGCCGCGCAGCGCGGCCTTCGCGCGCTCGACGTCCACGTCCTCGGCCAGTTCGGCGGTTTCGGCCATGATGGACACCCGGTCGCCCAGGGTCACCACCATGAACCCGCCGTGGACCGCCGCCCGCACCTCACCGGTCTCGCGGGCGCCCTGCACCCGGACCACGGACCCCGGCGCCAGCAGCGCCAGGATCGGCTGGTGCCCCGGCTGCACACCGACCTCACCGTCGACGGTCTTAGCGATGACCATATCGCCTTCGCCGGCCCACAGCTCCTGCTCCGGCGAGACGATCTCGACGAAAAGCTTCTTCGACACTGCCACAAACTCCTCTGCTAGTGGGCGGTCGCACGGGGCGCGGCCGGCCGGGTAGCCGGCCGCGCCCCGCTGAACGTCTAGCCCTGCAGCGTCTTGGCCTTCTCGACGGCCATCTCGATGTTGCCGACGTCGAGGAACGCCTGCTCGGGCAGGTGGTCGTACTCGCCGTCGCAGACCGCCTTGAACGAGGCGATGGTCTCCTCCAGCGGGACGAACACGCCCTCGTTGCCGGTGAACTTCTCCGCGACGAACATGTTCTGGGACAGGAACCGCTCCAGGCGGCGCGCCCGCTCGACGATGATCTTGTCCTCTTCGGACAGCTCGTCGATACCCAGAATCGCGATCTGGTCCTGCAGGTCGTTGTTGCGCTGCAGAATCCCGATGACCCGCTGCGCGACGTCGTAGTGCTCCTGGCCCACGTACTGCGGGTCGAGGATGCGCGAGGTCGACGCCAGCGGGTCCACCGCCGGGTAGATGCCCTTCTGCGAAATCGGCCGCGAGAGCTCGGTGGTGGCGTCCAGGTGGGCGAACGTGGTCGCCGGCGCCGGGTCGGTGTAGTCGTCCGCGGGGACGTAGATCGCCTGCATGGAGGTGATCGAATTGCCCCGCGTCGAGGTGATCCGCTCCTGGAGCTGGCCCATCTCGTCGGCCAGGTTGGGCTGGTAGCCCACTGCCGAGGGCATACGGCCCAGCAGGGTGGAGACCTCCTGGCCGGCCTGGGTGAAGCGGAAGATGTTGTCGATGAACAGCAGCACGTCCTGGTTCTGCACATCGCGGAAGTACTCCGCCATGGTCAGACCGGACAGCGCCACGCGCAGACGCGTGCCGGGCGGCTCGTCCATCTGGCCGAACACGAGGGCCGTGTCGGGCAGGACGCCCATCTCGCCCATCTCCAGGAAGAGGTCGGTGCCCTCACGGGTGCGCTCGCCGACGCCGGCGAACACCGACACACCGCCGAAGTTGCGGGCGATACGGGTGATCATCTCCTGGATGAGCACGGTCTTGCCGACACCGGCGCCGCCGAACAGGCCGATCTTGCCGCCCCGCACGTAGGGGGTCAGCAGGTCGAGGACCTTGACACCGGTCACCAGCATCTCGGTCTTGGACTCGAGCTGGTCGAACTGCGGAGCCTGGCGGTGGATCGGCCAGCGCTCCTTGCCTTCGAAGTCGGACTCGGGCACGTCCAGGGGCTGGCCCAGGACGTTGAACACGTGGCCCTTGACGTCGTCGCCCACCGGCACGCTGATGGGGCTGCCGGTGTCGCGGACCTCGGCCCCCCGGACCAGGCCGTCCTGGGGCTTCAGGCTGATCGTGCGCACCAGGTTGTCACCCAGGTGCTGGGCGACCTCCATGGTCACCGTCCTGGACTCGCCGCCCAGGACGACGTCGGTCTCCAGGGCGTGGTTCAGGGGAGGCAGGGCGCCGACCGGGAACTCCACGTCGACGACCGGGCCGGTGACCCGGGCGATCCGCCCGGTGGCCGTGCCAGGCGCGGCCGTCCCTTCAGCAGTCGCAGTCAATTCTTACTCACTTCCCGCGCTGGCACCAGCGAGCGCGTCGGCACCGCCGACGATCTCACTGATCTCGTTGGTGATCTCCGCCTGGCGGGCTTGGTTGGCCTGGCGGGTCAGGGTCTGGACAAGCTCCTCGGCGTTGTCGGTGGCCGCCTTCATCGCGTTGCGGCGCGAGGCCTGCTGCGAGGCGGCCGACTCCAGGAGCGCGAAATAGATCCGGTTCGCCACGTACTGGGGCAGCAGCTGGTTCAGCGCCTCCTCGGCGGAGGGCTCGAAGTCGTACAGCGGCTGGGCGCCCTGCTCGGCCTCCAGCACCTTCGGCTCGACCTCCTCCACCTCCAGCGGCAGGACACGATGGGAGGCCGCGTGCTGGGTGAGCATCGAGACGAACTTGGTGGTGACGATGTGGATCTCGTCCACTCCGCCCTCGGTTTCGGTGTCCCGGGTGAAGCGCTCCATGAGCACGTCGGCGATCTCCTTGGCGTCCTGATACGTCGGACGCTCGGTGATGTCCTCCCAGGTCCGCTCCATGGGACGCTTCCGGAACTCGTTGAAGGTGACGCCTTTGCGGCCCACCACGTACTGCAGGACCTCTTTGCCCTGGTTCTGCAGCAGGGTGTGCAGCCGCTCGGACTCCTTGATCGCGTTGGCGGTGAAGGCGCCGGCGAGCCCTTTGTCGCTGGTGATGACCAGGACGGCGGCCCGTGTCGGGTTCTCCGACTCCTCCAGCAGCGGGTGGTCCGAGACCCGCTGGGCCACGGCGGAGACCGAGCGGGTGATCTCCCGCGCGTAGGGCTCGGCCGCCTGCATCACCCGCTGTGCCTTGGTGATGCGGGTGGTGGCGATGAGCTCCATGGCGCGGGTGATCTTCGCCATCGACTTCGTCGATCGGATCCGCCGGCGGTAGACGCGAAGCTGTGCTCCCATTGGGCTACTTCCCGCTGCTCTTGGCGACCTTGATGGTCTCCTGGCCGACCTCGGACTCGTCGAGCGCCTCGGCCTCTTCCTCCGAGCCCAGCACGGTGCCGGCCGAGGTCTGGAAGGTCTTCTTGAACTCGGCGACGGCGTCCTTGACGGCGGCCTCGGTCTCGGGCTCGAACTTCCCGCTCTCGCGGATGTTGTCGAGGACCTTGGGGTGCTCGCGCGAGAGGTGGTCGAGGAAGTCGCTCTCGAAGCGGCTCACGTCCTCGACCGGGACGTCGTCCAGCTGGCCGTTGGTGCCCGCCCAGATGGAGACGACCTCCTTCTCCATCGGGAGCGGCGCGTACTGGCCCTGCTTGAGTACCTCCATGAGGCGCTCGCCGCGCTCCAGCTGCGCCTTGGACACCGCGTCCAAGTCCGAACCGAAGGCGGCGAAGGCCTCCAGCTCGCGGAACTGGGCCAGGCCCAGTCGCAGCGAACCGGTGGCGTTCTTCATCGCCTTGGTCTGGGCCGAACCGCCCACACGCGAGACCGATACGCCGACGTTGATCGCCGGGCGCTGGCCCTGGTTGAACAGGTCGGACTCCAGGAACACCTGGCCGTCGGTGATGGAGATCACGTTGGTGGGGATGTAGGCCGAGACGTCGTTGGCCTTGGTCTCGATGATCGGCAGGCCGGTCATCGACCCCGCGCCCATCTCGTCGGAGAGCTTGGCGCAGCGCTCCAGCAGGCGCGAGTGGAGGTAGAAGACGTCGCCGGGGTAGGCCTCGCGGCCCGGCGGACGGCGCAGCAGCAGGGATACGGACCGGTAGGCCTCGGCCTGCTTGGTGAGGTCGTCGAAGACGATCAGCACGTGCTTGCCGTCGTACATCCAGTGCTGGCCGATGGCCGAACCGGTGTAGGGGGCGAGGTACTTGAAGCCGGCC contains:
- a CDS encoding F0F1 ATP synthase subunit epsilon, with amino-acid sequence MSKKLFVEIVSPEQELWAGEGDMVIAKTVDGEVGVQPGHQPILALLAPGSVVRVQGARETGEVRAAVHGGFMVVTLGDRVSIMAETAELAEDVDVERAKAALRGAEPEGSLVEDEDAQARAARARSRLQAAGASA
- a CDS encoding DUF2550 domain-containing protein gives rise to the protein MEELIFGQPWFRAAEWLFIALLIVTVAALLAVTGRRYFLERSGGAVECYLRSGGGTRHVPWRMGLARYGSEELRWYRVFSLWPRPAAELSRRGLVVLGRRRPTPGDLRELTLDLVVIEVGWVGADGSDPTEPVYELAMSDGALTGFLSWLESMPPGTHWQS
- the atpA gene encoding F0F1 ATP synthase subunit alpha — encoded protein: MAELTIRPDEIRNALQRFVQSYEPDAAAREEIGTVTYTGDGIARVGGLPSAMANELLQFEDGTLGLAQNLEIGEIGAIVLGEFSQIEEGQSVRRTGRVLSVPVGDNYLGRVVDPLGNPIDGQGEIETTERRDLEVQAPSVMERQPVGEPMQTGLKAIDSMTPVGRGQRQLIIGDRQTGKTAIGVDTIINQKSNWESGDPDKQVRCIYVAVGQKGSTIAGVRGALEEAGAMDYTTIVAAPASDPAGFKYLAPYTGSAIGQHWMYDGKHVLIVFDDLTKQAEAYRSVSLLLRRPPGREAYPGDVFYLHSRLLERCAKLSDEMGAGSMTGLPIIETKANDVSAYIPTNVISITDGQVFLESDLFNQGQRPAINVGVSVSRVGGSAQTKAMKNATGSLRLGLAQFRELEAFAAFGSDLDAVSKAQLERGERLMEVLKQGQYAPLPMEKEVVSIWAGTNGQLDDVPVEDVSRFESDFLDHLSREHPKVLDNIRESGKFEPETEAAVKDAVAEFKKTFQTSAGTVLGSEEEAEALDESEVGQETIKVAKSSGK
- a CDS encoding F0F1 ATP synthase subunit gamma → MGAQLRVYRRRIRSTKSMAKITRAMELIATTRITKAQRVMQAAEPYAREITRSVSAVAQRVSDHPLLEESENPTRAAVLVITSDKGLAGAFTANAIKESERLHTLLQNQGKEVLQYVVGRKGVTFNEFRKRPMERTWEDITERPTYQDAKEIADVLMERFTRDTETEGGVDEIHIVTTKFVSMLTQHAASHRVLPLEVEEVEPKVLEAEQGAQPLYDFEPSAEEALNQLLPQYVANRIYFALLESAASQQASRRNAMKAATDNAEELVQTLTRQANQARQAEITNEISEIVGGADALAGASAGSE
- the atpD gene encoding F0F1 ATP synthase subunit beta: MTATAEGTAAPGTATGRIARVTGPVVDVEFPVGALPPLNHALETDVVLGGESRTVTMEVAQHLGDNLVRTISLKPQDGLVRGAEVRDTGSPISVPVGDDVKGHVFNVLGQPLDVPESDFEGKERWPIHRQAPQFDQLESKTEMLVTGVKVLDLLTPYVRGGKIGLFGGAGVGKTVLIQEMITRIARNFGGVSVFAGVGERTREGTDLFLEMGEMGVLPDTALVFGQMDEPPGTRLRVALSGLTMAEYFRDVQNQDVLLFIDNIFRFTQAGQEVSTLLGRMPSAVGYQPNLADEMGQLQERITSTRGNSITSMQAIYVPADDYTDPAPATTFAHLDATTELSRPISQKGIYPAVDPLASTSRILDPQYVGQEHYDVAQRVIGILQRNNDLQDQIAILGIDELSEEDKIIVERARRLERFLSQNMFVAEKFTGNEGVFVPLEETIASFKAVCDGEYDHLPEQAFLDVGNIEMAVEKAKTLQG
- a CDS encoding cob(I)yrinic acid a,c-diamide adenosyltransferase — encoded protein: MTKPDSDTPVVLSKIYTRVGDDGTTALGDMSRTAKTDTRLIAYADVEEANAAIGTALAMGGDAVSDDVRAVLTRIQNELFDLGADLSCPVAPADEEEQAEYPPLRVEKAYVDRLEQECDRYNADLPTLRSFLLPGGSPAVALMHQARVVARRAERGAWAALEEYGDGVNPLTARYLNRLSDLLFILCRVLGQDGSEVLWKPGGHR
- a CDS encoding MTH1187 family thiamine-binding protein, which translates into the protein MIVAFSVSPMGSGDDSVAPAVARAVRVVRESGLPNSTDAMFTSVEGEWDDVMDVVKRAVDAAGEGASRVSLTLKADIREGVDDGLTGKVEAVERELGGA